One genomic window of Pelmatolapia mariae isolate MD_Pm_ZW linkage group LG5, Pm_UMD_F_2, whole genome shotgun sequence includes the following:
- the LOC134627454 gene encoding synaptotagmin-2 isoform X2, whose product MKFNLFRRPQAMAAAEPTSAPTMTMAPTSAAMSTSAPETSGSNNTEISKNDMFEEIKSKFLNEIDKIPLPPWALIAIAVVAALLILTCCFCIIKKCCCKKKKNKKGKKGKDGFNMKNMQGGEDDDDDEGETGLTEEEKEEEEKEQEKLGKLQYSIDYDFENTKLTIGILQAADLMSMDSGGTSDPYVKVLLFPDKKKKFDTKVHKKTLNPVFNETFVFKVPYEELGGKTLVMSVYDYDRFSKHDVIGEVKLPMNTIDLGRPIEEWRDLESADQEEPEKLGDICISLRYVPTAGKLTVCILEAKNLKKMDACGLSDPYVKIQLLQGGKRLKKKKTTVKKNTLNPYYNESFSFEIPLEQMQKILVAVTVFDYDKIGKNDAIGKIFVGSKATGLGLKHWSDMLANPRRPIAQWHPLQPEEEIDGQLAALNAKK is encoded by the exons ATGAAGTTCAACTTGTTCAGACGGCCACAGGCCATGGCAGCGGCCGAGCCCACCAGTGCCCCTACCATGACCATGGCTCCCACCTCAGCTGCCATGTCCACCTCAGCACCAGAAACTTCTGGCTCGAACAATACAGAGATCAGCAAGAATGACATGTTTGAGGAGATCAAGAGCAAATTCTTAAATGAAATTGATAAAATCCCAT TGCCTCCGTGGGCTTTGATTGCCATTGCTGTAGTGGCAGCATTGCTAATCCTCACCTGCTGTTTCTGCATAATCAAAAAATGTTGctgcaagaagaagaagaacaagaaagGAAAGAAGGGAAAGGATGGCTTCAACATGAAGAACATGCAGGGTGGTGAG gatgacgatgatgatgagggAGAGACTGGACtgacagaggaagagaaagaggaagaggagaaagagcAGGAGAAACTGGGGAAGCTGCAATACTCTATAGATTATGACTTTGAGAATACAAAG CTGACAATTGGTATCCTTCAAGCTGCAGATCTCATGTCCATGGACTCAGGTGGAACCTCAGACCCTTATGTTAAAGTCCTGCTCTTCCCtgacaagaagaagaagtttgACACCAAAGTGCATAAAAAAACACTGAACCCTGTCTTCAATGAGACATTTGTTTTCAAG GTACCCTATGAGGAGCTTGGTGGAAAGACCTTGGTGATGTCTGTTTATGACTATGACCGATTTTCAAAACATGATGTTATTGGAGAGGTAAAGCTGCCCATGAACACCATTGACCTTGGACGGCCTATTGAGGAGTGGCGGGATCTCGAGAGTGCTGATCAAGAGGAG CCTGAGAAACTTGGAGATATCTGCATCTCCCTTCGTTATGTCCCCACTGCTGGAAAACTCACTGTCTGCATCCTGGAGGCAAAGAATCTGAAGAAGATGGATGCCTGCGGTTTATCTG ATCCTTATGTAAAGATCCAGCTGCTCCAGGGTGGTAAGCgtctgaagaaaaagaagactaCAGTAAAGAAGAACACCCTAAACCCATATTACAATGAATCCTTCAGCTTTGAAATCCCCCTGGAACAGATGCAG AAAATCTTGGTGGCAGTCACAGTGTTTGATTATGACAAGATAGGTAAGAATGATGCCATTGGAAAAATCTTCGTGGGCAGTAAGGCTACTGGCTTAGGTCTGAAGCACTGGTCTGACATGCTGGCTAATCCACGCCGTCCCATTGCCCAGTGGCACCCATTGCAGCCAGAGGAGGAAATTGATGGCCAGCTGGCAGCCTTGAATGCAAAGAAGTAA
- the LOC134627454 gene encoding synaptotagmin-2 isoform X1 gives MKFNLFRRPQAMAAAEPTSAPTMTMAPTSAAMSTSAPETSGSNNTEISKNDMFEEIKSKFLNEIDKIPLPPWALIAIAVVAALLILTCCFCIIKKCCCKKKKNKKGKKGKDGFNMKNMQGGEKHQDDDDDEGETGLTEEEKEEEEKEQEKLGKLQYSIDYDFENTKLTIGILQAADLMSMDSGGTSDPYVKVLLFPDKKKKFDTKVHKKTLNPVFNETFVFKVPYEELGGKTLVMSVYDYDRFSKHDVIGEVKLPMNTIDLGRPIEEWRDLESADQEEPEKLGDICISLRYVPTAGKLTVCILEAKNLKKMDACGLSDPYVKIQLLQGGKRLKKKKTTVKKNTLNPYYNESFSFEIPLEQMQKILVAVTVFDYDKIGKNDAIGKIFVGSKATGLGLKHWSDMLANPRRPIAQWHPLQPEEEIDGQLAALNAKK, from the exons ATGAAGTTCAACTTGTTCAGACGGCCACAGGCCATGGCAGCGGCCGAGCCCACCAGTGCCCCTACCATGACCATGGCTCCCACCTCAGCTGCCATGTCCACCTCAGCACCAGAAACTTCTGGCTCGAACAATACAGAGATCAGCAAGAATGACATGTTTGAGGAGATCAAGAGCAAATTCTTAAATGAAATTGATAAAATCCCAT TGCCTCCGTGGGCTTTGATTGCCATTGCTGTAGTGGCAGCATTGCTAATCCTCACCTGCTGTTTCTGCATAATCAAAAAATGTTGctgcaagaagaagaagaacaagaaagGAAAGAAGGGAAAGGATGGCTTCAACATGAAGAACATGCAGGGTGGTGAG AAACATCaggatgacgatgatgatgagggAGAGACTGGACtgacagaggaagagaaagaggaagaggagaaagagcAGGAGAAACTGGGGAAGCTGCAATACTCTATAGATTATGACTTTGAGAATACAAAG CTGACAATTGGTATCCTTCAAGCTGCAGATCTCATGTCCATGGACTCAGGTGGAACCTCAGACCCTTATGTTAAAGTCCTGCTCTTCCCtgacaagaagaagaagtttgACACCAAAGTGCATAAAAAAACACTGAACCCTGTCTTCAATGAGACATTTGTTTTCAAG GTACCCTATGAGGAGCTTGGTGGAAAGACCTTGGTGATGTCTGTTTATGACTATGACCGATTTTCAAAACATGATGTTATTGGAGAGGTAAAGCTGCCCATGAACACCATTGACCTTGGACGGCCTATTGAGGAGTGGCGGGATCTCGAGAGTGCTGATCAAGAGGAG CCTGAGAAACTTGGAGATATCTGCATCTCCCTTCGTTATGTCCCCACTGCTGGAAAACTCACTGTCTGCATCCTGGAGGCAAAGAATCTGAAGAAGATGGATGCCTGCGGTTTATCTG ATCCTTATGTAAAGATCCAGCTGCTCCAGGGTGGTAAGCgtctgaagaaaaagaagactaCAGTAAAGAAGAACACCCTAAACCCATATTACAATGAATCCTTCAGCTTTGAAATCCCCCTGGAACAGATGCAG AAAATCTTGGTGGCAGTCACAGTGTTTGATTATGACAAGATAGGTAAGAATGATGCCATTGGAAAAATCTTCGTGGGCAGTAAGGCTACTGGCTTAGGTCTGAAGCACTGGTCTGACATGCTGGCTAATCCACGCCGTCCCATTGCCCAGTGGCACCCATTGCAGCCAGAGGAGGAAATTGATGGCCAGCTGGCAGCCTTGAATGCAAAGAAGTAA